The window aattgtaaCCTATTGGATCTTTTGTTCGTAttcatataatatatatacatatattttcggCATGATTACGATATCACACTCTACCATAATACAACTTTTACTGGCTTGAAACTTAGCTTTGGCTTGTTCCGAATAACGTTTAAAGACGCCACGCAATCAgcttaatttctttttaccgTTACATTGaattatcgaataaaaatgtcTAGCGAAAGCGTAAAAACGGTAGGtagaattaaaatataaataatttgccTTTCTTTGTTACAAGAAAATTTGttcatattatttcatataaaatttctctataaatatatcttttttatttagtttgcTAGTCTTGAGACTCCTGGATATGTAGGATTTGCAAATCTACCTAATCAAGTACATAGAAAATCAGTGAAAAAAGGATTTGAATTTACACTTATGGTGGTTGGAGAATCTGGTCTAGGAAAATCTACACTAGTAAATAGTTTGTTTCTTACTGATTTATATCCGGAACGTGTAATTCCTGATGCTAtaggtaaattttatttacgtaCTTATAtttgtatgtgtatatatattctttatatATTGTATCTAACTTATTGTTTCTATTTAAATAGAGAAAACTAATCAAACTGTGAAACTTGATGCTTCCACTGTGGAGATTGAAGAGAGGGGGGTAAAACTTAGGTTGACTGTTGTTGATACTCCAGGTTATGGAGATGCAATTGATAATACAGATAGTTTTAGAGCCATAATACAATACATTGATGATCAGTTCGAAAGATTTTTACGTGATGAAAGTGGTTTAAATAGAAGGAATATAGTAGACAATAGAATACACtgttgtttttatttcatttcaccaTTTGGTCATGGGTAAGATATATTAATAACAAGCTCCTAAAatacaatgaaatataatattatatcttctatttttttcccAGATTAAAACCTTTAGATATAGAATTTATGAAACAGCTTCATAACAAAGTTAATATTGTACCAGTAATTGCAAAGGCTGATGTACTTACAAAAAAAGAAGTATTACGCTTGAAGAAACGTGTTATGGAAGAAATTGAAGGCAGTGGAATAAAGATTTATCCCCTGCCAGATTGTGATAGCGACGAGGATGAAGATTACAAAGAGCAAGTTCGACAGTTAAAAGAAGCAGTTCCATTTGCCGTATGCGGAGCAAATACTTTATTAGAAGTAAAAGGACGGAAAGTACGTGGACGATTGTATCCATGGGGTGTAGTTGAAGTTGAGAACCCAGACCATTGTGATTTTATAAAGCTAAGAACAATGTTAATGTATGTAATCTATTCAAAAACATGTACTAAAAGTTGAGAGAAACATTTGTTATTcagtaattcaatatttttacagCACGCATATGCAGGATTTACAAGAAGTAACTCAAGAAGTACATTATGAAAATTATCGCAGTGAAAGATTAGCGAAAGGAGCTCCTGTACCACCTCGCAGACAAACGTAAGTTTAACGTACATTttagaaatactaaaaatattaagaatatatttgttaattaatttttcttattaatttttgataGCATTGTTGAATCTGAAAAAAGTAACTCTGTATCAGAGAAAGATCGTATTTTGCAAGAAAAAGAGGCAGAGTTACGACGCATGCAAGAACTTCTTGCGGTAATGCAGGCACAAATGCAACAGCAACAACCATAACTACACATGCCTTGTGCACAAATGTGCGAGGAAAGTCATTCTTCGCCATTACAGGTGCCAAAAAAATGTATcaaataattgatattattcgagataaaaatttttaaaacttatTTTTGACAAACGTATTTATAAGAAATAAGTTTTTCTATtcagtatttttcttttttatactaAGTCATAAACATAATTGTTCGTGTTCCAGTATCTCAACGAAATCAAAAAGTGACATAAAAATGTATAAGTTTATGAGTGTGTAATACATAATATGACTATAgcttaaaaaatgatttataataatACAACATAGACATATGTGATAAGTGCCTTGCATATTGTTcttaatagaaaaatttacagttttcattATTCAAGTACAAGGATAATACATAATATACTCCATTCTGTAAaattacattgttataaaagattcatatttcttaaaataGCAAAGGCAGTACAATTGAGATTTGATAGTGTTGTATAATAGTAAATGGTGTAATGTAACAAAACATGCACAATTTTTTagatattgaaaagaaaaatttcattctaaaATAAGTAAAGAAACATGACAGGCCATAGTATGAAGTTactgatgaaaaattatttatataatacataCCATAATTCAGTAAAATtggtattttatatattttacagatAAATCCACAAAGGCATTTAAGTTTATGTGTATATCGTTTACACAGTAAAGTTTTAAAGTTACTGACATAAAATTGTTAGTAATTATTTAGCATAtctaataattaacaaatttacaTTTTGTGATAAGCAGTTAAATAGGAATAAATAATTTCGCACGTGTTTACGTATTTGCAATATGTAAAgtattatctttaattttacttttacttaATATTGTATGACACTAgccatttaattcattttttttattattcatctcaaagaaagatttaggaaattaatataatactctatactgaaaaaataaaaatttataagaaaatatttatataatgcaTGTGAGACAAATATCAATATACTATGTGCATTTACTTTATTTCTTAACTATTGTACTTATATGTATGCGTTTTTATACTAAGAACTATTTTGCGCTTTTGTATGTATTGTACAGGTACACTGAGAGTGCATTTTATATCTcttttatacaaatatatttaCTATAATTTATAACATTAAGTGTTTAAGATTTATGCATATAATAGTCTATTATTGTTGAAAATGCTGCAAAGCCTGCTGCTCCAAATAAGCCTGCCTTTACACCAGCTGAAACATAAAATTATACTTACAAATATATGTAGtataaatattacatatattgCTTTAACATTTAAAGTACTCATACCTCTTAACCCTATTATTCCTCCTGTTAAACCACCAGCATATGTGCCATTCTTCCAATCAGTTTTACCTCTATACTAAAATATAAAGTAGAATAAtgttataatatatacatatacatacatgaatataaattaaaatataattttatactaaatttatgaaaatattaccGATTCAATTGTACATTCTATTGCCGAAAATACACAACCAACTACAGCAAAATTTTTTGCATAACCTAATGTAGTAGTTTTCATTTCTCTAAAGACTTCACGAACAGTTTGTTTCTTTTCCACAGCAGCTACATTTGGATTTACACTAGATGAAAATAAACCTATAGCAGCTCCCAAGCCATACCCTAAAAacctaatttttgtttaattatactGGCATAAATAATGAatgtttaatataatgtaatagtaaCATACCTATAACACAACTTGCAATGCTTTTAAAAGTACAACTTTCCATTACATTCTCTATCATTTTCTCTTCATTGGTTTTAAATCTTACAGGACCCACAGTTCTTGGAATTATAATATTGTCTCTAAATCTTTGTTGAGTACCAATAAGATACAGAGGTATACTATCCAACTCATTATTTGTAAGTATTTTTTCTCCATTTGCCTCGGATGATGTTGAATTGGATGAATTCatgttgaacatttttattgaaatattttcttgaaaaagaatgatacatataatttaaatgaacctaatttcattaacattagtaatataattatgtacttacattaattatattttaaattgaaatgaaCACTTTATATGAGTTAATAGAAGTTACGCGCACATgtattgtaaatatatatatacataaatatgtatattagcACATCTTCTATCCTAACCTTTAAAGATCTTAATTCGAATTAAGATGTACTAAAAACAGATGTCGGTATTTTTGATATTACTTATATTACCACTTCATCGTGAATAACactatttttcttaaaataaaagtttaaatATGACGTTTCTTTTGAAAAGAAATCTGTAACTTTATACATAAGttcttaaggtgatgcgagcgttgaggccgaacttcgaattccgcatcggtaaaacagtcaatgtttcatcgaaaattaagccgagaagaaactgatttaagcgccacctcaattattGCATGCTATCAACCctatcaactaacggcatgctatactacgtcaCCTTTCGCAAACACCTAAATGATACGTGTATGCTatgatagctatatgtataagtacataattaaacaatactgaccatgcattcattattattaattttcgttccgtaaaattgtagttgcaatgtgatacacttcagaatctgaaaggcatagttcctgaaaaatatataacagagattaaatagaaaagaaagcataaatttcgcagccaattcgctcgtattatttgcggtataattaataaatgtaccatagaaataatgatacagttattaattagtcatcaaataataacgattgcccagttctcaccacgaggaggttgctgtggattggagacccgccctaccccatcccatccaccctccatttatgcaaatttttactttcattcaataatgaattcctctcgaaaattgttataagaaaaatatttgttagtcaacgtagcgaatttctatcaaatgaaaagtAGAATGTGTTCTGTAGACAAGAGCGAGATTTGGCGCCTGACCAGAGTCATGGATAAAGTCATGGCATTTCCAATGTACAACatctctgcttgaaatatcttcgccagggttgatttctttctaccattgcgtatcaaacaacttcgttctttctaaattccatattttgtaactttctttttattttatttttaaccgacttcgaaaaaatggaggtaattagtcatttgtaattagtcaaaaatcatacaagatcctttttcaggaactataaaattactatatttaTACGTTCtgtatggtaatattgcaatcccgaaaatacccttctgaatttaaactattgttccccaattaaaaaatatataaatctttttatagtagctcttagcttgatatcgctttctaaaagttatctttagaaaacgatatcaattaccaggtcacaccacatggaggtggctacgttagtgacccaccctaaaatcataagaacgtgaaaccattcaaaacatacaacataaaataaaaatttaaacaatacaatcttgaaatagaaaataaaattaacatcctaatatcagaaacaattgagaaaataataataatttaacaataaaatgctgtaacggaaaacataattattaggattaaatatacaataacgtgaaatcattcaaaacagacaacataaaataaaaatttaaacaatacaattttgaaatagaaaatagaattaacatcctaatatcacaaacaattaacaaaataacaattcaacaataaaatgctgaaatagaaaatataattaacatcataatttcagtaacagttcaaaaataattcaacaataaaatgctgaaatagaaaatataattaagatcataatttcgattacaattgaaatgaaaaatgccgacaacagaaaatataattaccattacaatctcagagtatgttttaaataaatagaacataattaaaataagaacatgaaatataattgatgtgcaaatcaataagaaaagaataatttatttcaataaagcaacaaacgaaaaagaaataggggaaataaaatcgcgagttgactaTTCAACGAGCTGgatattgaactcgtaaaatttcgagttcaatacgtcctggacggtattattcataccgttcaaggaaaaacataaaaaatgaaaaaacaaattagcgagcatagtgacagaatgactgtccatccgaagatggagagccattagtagttcccctcttctgggcaaattttgccggggctcttcagcatatagcctcttctttcttcggcgatagcctcacaaaaatcactcgcgaaaattttacgtttgctcagacatttgtaaaaacgtaacacgtaaacgagcaacgatcccttgaatcgctactcgcatacctgcacaatttttgcaaatgtccaagcacaaaacactttttaatttcacttcacttcacttcactgcactttcactttaatatttcatttttgtaatcgggtctagtaccacaactacgacttacaaactaataaggcttggccttgaaaaaatcaagagagaatgctaaattaattaattgataaagtaattaaattgcattttcatcttttctcttgatttttagtttcccaaccccagatacaagcttctcacgtattagaggagaatacgaagagaaacatgaaagcttgctctggccctgcctacttataaactaaattcaatcacaccagaagtaaactacctgcctgcctatcgctatatttaaaaaagggcaaaaatcattctcacaaaaatccactccacggttctcatacaaccacccgggtgcaaaaatgcctacacctagagagaacgtcccgggacgcctccgacacccgagttcaattcaactttcacactctaataaaatcatacctttttgctgaaatcgaatgacaaataatagtgaacattatgctaaagcaatacatttcattttcgtattctattgaattatctaatgtaaaaatttttcaatttattcttgataagtattttgcaatgttatagtaagttaagattgttaataaacgatacaaatcccacatcctaaccacacacacacatgtggaacttctatcgtggttcactattggttcactacttttgtcagtcgccaaaatgtattacacttaaaactaaaccttgtccaccgccctccatccacgcgagtacatctaagtacccgaatgagctttgggcataaaaatgaacaaggccaaaggtattttcacctaccagttttcttcatgtgtgctgaaatgcctgagctaaaacgtatgattagcaaaaactaaagatgatattctcactttattaaaagtaacaatatcggcgaaatttcacggctccgatttagcaTATGGGATGGCCCCCacagggggttttatttttaataaaagtgactcgactttgcaaacataaagcttgaagagcaaatacagaaaagcaaaattgggCAACTATGACACAAatatggtgcactgctaatatcagctggcaacggaggttcttaggccccctggactttcgcccgacgctacataccacccaccccgcctggacgtcgtaacgccaggacaggatgcaccccttcgctaagagcgctacccgcccgtccaacacgttgcatccaacggtgtcagattgacggacgcccatagtatagacaaaaggactacagtttagaatatggtaacatattatcatatgttccgtattctaaagctgcgcctgcaaaggcctagtaatgcatgggtttatctcccatgagatggtgtttcacggtcttatgccgcggaatccttgcaactaatttgattaaataaataatacattggattgagtttaaaaaccaaaaggattcccaccgaatactagtcagtgtatagtcatatttactctcgcgccggaaattttacgcaacactacttaaacttgaaaattctaacagggtaatatttaccctcgcgttgaaaatttttcgcaacactacttaaacttgaaaattctaacggggtaatatttactctctcgtttaaaatttttcgcaacactacttaaacaagaaaatcctaacggggtaatatttattctcgcgttgaaaatttttcgcaacactactataacttgaaaatcctaacggggtaatatttcactacacaagggtatgcgggtggataaatgattatgtgatagagttcgtgaggctgaagtgcgaatgatgagtgtttagggtcgagaaccgtgaacatgacagaatgaatttcaagtacgaaaggggaactttatacaatgcttgaagagcaaataccaacccccccgggggccagcccatatactaaactgatgccaatttcacgagtaaaattggaaaaacgtttcaatttcaagagcgatttcgttatcaaagtaagtagttataataattaatagtaatcatgcttattactttgatattgaaatccgctcatcgcgaaataaattcttgtacatataaaaaagaaagtgtattgtgaagtcggagggtcatccgacttctctacatttttaaactcgaaatctatatatgtaaatatgtacaagataaCCCTATCCtaagctaaggcataaaatacacaaaaaagcaatttgcacgattatcattgtataaaataatacagtgatattcgtgggtcactatgctcgctcaaaaaataaaaattacaaccaattcccgtgtcgctacggaccattcgtcctacgacataatgggaaccggaggaactttaaagcatgcgactcaccgatcgttgacttgcaccactgcactcgccacgcatcttattgttagattgacCCAAAGCtcgtctgttggctcgtcaaagaaacggtatccccactggccaaaTCACTCAtttgaaagcataaaaatcacgattcttgaacgatatatgttttctctcaatttgttgtagttaatatgctaatacataggataattcaaaaatatgcatgcaaaactatatgggaataactactccataaaacacggtaaaacacatgcaaatacatcccaaaacactcgaagatcaaaaccatagaacactataaaatatttgcaaaattatagtaaaacacatagggcaccaatccataaaacctactaataaataTCCGTATAATtatgccaaaacacaaagggtactactccataaaacccactaataaatccgtataaaatgccaaaacacataggaaaccacaccataaaacacaataaagcacatgcaggtacatggggtaccacaccacacagcacactaatgcacttgtataaaaatgtcagaacacatgggtgaccacaccataagacgcactaatatatccgtacaaatattccaaaacacatgggaaacagtataggaaacaccataggcacacacagtAACACTTGAGG is drawn from Osmia lignaria lignaria isolate PbOS001 chromosome 14, iyOsmLign1, whole genome shotgun sequence and contains these coding sequences:
- the LOC117605720 gene encoding mitochondrial import inner membrane translocase subunit Tim22 isoform X3, translated to MHENISIKMFNMNSSNSTSSEANGEKILTNNELDSIPLYLIGTQQRFRDNIIIPRTVGPVRFKTNEEKMIENVMESCTFKSIASCVIGYGLGAAIGLFSSSVNPNVAAVEKKQTVREVFREMKTTTLGYAKNFAVVGCVFSAIECTIESYRGKTDWKNGTYAGGLTGGIIGLRAGVKAGLFGAAGFAAFSTIIDYYMHKS
- the LOC117605720 gene encoding mitochondrial import inner membrane translocase subunit Tim22 isoform X1, yielding MHENISIKMFNMNSSNSTSSEANGEKILTNNELDSIPLYLIGTQQRFRDNIIIPRTVGPVRFKTNEEKMIENVMESCTFKSIASCVIGYGLGAAIGLFSSSVNPNVAAVEKKQTVREVFREMKTTTLGYAKNFAVVGCVFSAIECTIESYRGKTDWKNGTYAGGLTGGIIGLRGMSTLNVKAIYVIFILHIFVSIILCFSWCKGRLIWSSRLCSIFNNNRLLYA
- the Septin1 gene encoding septin 1; this translates as MSSESVKTFASLETPGYVGFANLPNQVHRKSVKKGFEFTLMVVGESGLGKSTLVNSLFLTDLYPERVIPDAIEKTNQTVKLDASTVEIEERGVKLRLTVVDTPGYGDAIDNTDSFRAIIQYIDDQFERFLRDESGLNRRNIVDNRIHCCFYFISPFGHGLKPLDIEFMKQLHNKVNIVPVIAKADVLTKKEVLRLKKRVMEEIEGSGIKIYPLPDCDSDEDEDYKEQVRQLKEAVPFAVCGANTLLEVKGRKVRGRLYPWGVVEVENPDHCDFIKLRTMLITHMQDLQEVTQEVHYENYRSERLAKGAPVPPRRQTIVESEKSNSVSEKDRILQEKEAELRRMQELLAVMQAQMQQQQP
- the LOC117605720 gene encoding mitochondrial import inner membrane translocase subunit Tim22 isoform X2, with product MFNMNSSNSTSSEANGEKILTNNELDSIPLYLIGTQQRFRDNIIIPRTVGPVRFKTNEEKMIENVMESCTFKSIASCVIGYGLGAAIGLFSSSVNPNVAAVEKKQTVREVFREMKTTTLGYAKNFAVVGCVFSAIECTIESYRGKTDWKNGTYAGGLTGGIIGLRGMSTLNVKAIYVIFILHIFVSIILCFSWCKGRLIWSSRLCSIFNNNRLLYA